GAGAACGCCTGCTCCGCTCGCTCGCGTCCCACGTCCTCGGTGGCGCGCGAGACCGCCGCAGGCACGGGACCCCCGGCCAGCCGGGTCAGGGCGAGTTCGAGGGTTCGTCGCATCCCCTCCCGTTTCTGGACCGGATCCCAGTCCGCCGACGCGTAGGCGGGCTCCTCGGCTTCCAGTTGTTCGAGAGCACGAGAGGTCAGTTCGTCGAGTCGTTCCTCGAGGAGCCGGCGCGCGATCGCCTGCACGGCGTCGTGGCGCGCCCCGCCCTGACGGCGTCCCGGGCCGCTCATGAGGACCGCCTCTCCCGACGGCAGCTGCCACCGGACGGATCCGGGGCCGTCTCCGGGCAATGCCGCTGACATGTCGCTGGGGCTTCCTGGCAGAGATTGTGCACAGGCACAAAATACGGGGTCGATGTCGCGGCCTCGAGTCCCTTGTTGCCGGATTCTCCGCGGTGTTTCATCTGACGCGTCACCTCGGGCTGGACAGCGCTGGTGCCATAAGCACGCATCTGGAGCACAGCCATGGCACTTCCGTAGGCACCCGATCCCCCAGTCCGTCACCTTGAGCAGGCGCTGCTGAGGGGCGCCGCGTACCTCGGCTCAGTATCGGCCCTCCAAGCTGCGGGGGACTGGCCACGACCTGAGCGTCTTGGCGCGGGCCCACGGTGAGTGATGAGCGACCTGACGATGAGAGAGAGAACGCACCGATGACCTCAGCGACCACCACCGGCCAGGACGGAACGACCGTCCCCGGTCCCACCGGCCACCTGCCGGGCCCGTTCCTCGATCACGTGCTGCGGCAGTCCTTCGGACTGGAGGGATACGTCCAGCACCCCCTGGGAGGGGAGGTCGACCACAACGTTCGGATCACCGGCGACGACGGCATGCGCTACTTCGTACGGGTCACCCGCGCGGAGCCGGACTCGGCCGATGTTCTCTGGCAGAACTCGCTCCTGCAGCATCTGGCCTTCACCGTTCCCGACCTTCCGGTGCCACGGCTGATCCCGACACGCGAGGGGAAGTCCCTTGCCGCCGTCGTCCACGAGGGCCGAACGCACGTGGTTCGCGTGATGAGCTGGATCGAGGGCCGGGTCCTGGCGGATCTCGACGACCACCCCGCGGCGCTTCTGCGTCAGCTGGGAGAATCCGCCGGGCGGCTGAGTCTCGGCCTGTCCAGCGTGGAGCCACCGGTGGGCTTGCAACCGCACGACTGGGACATGCGCCGGGCCGCCGAGATCGTCGAGGCGTCGCTGCACGCCGTACAGGACGCGGACCGGCGGGAGTCGGTGCGCACGATCATGGGCTGGTACGACGATCTCCTGCCCGTATGGGACCGACTGCCGCAGAGCGTCGTGCACCAGGATCTCAATGACGCCAACGTCCTCGCCCACGCCGACGAGCACGGGATGCTGCGGATCTCGGGCATCGTCGACCTGGGCGACTCGCTCCACAGTGCGCGCGCGGCGGAGGTGGCGATCGCGGCGGGCTACGCCATGGTCCGCAAGGCCGACCCGCTCGCCGCGGCGGCCGAGGTCGTGGCCGGCTTCCACTCGGTGCTCCCCCTCACGGCCGAGGAACTGGCGGCTGTCTATCCGCTGGCGGCAGCCCGGCTGTGCATGAACGCCGTGACGTGGACGCGCCGGGTCGCCGAGAGCGACACGCCGTACGGGCGAATCCGCATGCAACACACCTGGCCGGCGATCACGCAGGTCGCCGAGGTCTGCCCCGAGGTCGCCGAGGCGACGTTCCGGGTCGCGTGCGGGCTCCCCCCGACGCAGGAGCAGCGGGGTCTGGGAGAGGCCCTGGCAGATGCGGCCCTAGACGGTTCCCCGTACGCACCGGCCCCACAGTTGCTCGACCTGCGACCGGCAAGTGATCTCTACGACGAAGTCGACTGGCACGACGCGAGGGCGGTGCGCGCGAGCATCGACGACGTCCTCGACGGAAGACGGCGACGGGGCTACGTGCCCCACCTCAGCGCATCGCTGCTCCCGGGGGGCCGACGCCGCCCGGGAGCCGACGAGCCCGCGACGGTCCAGGTCGGCGGTTCGCTGATCCTGGCAGACGCCGAGGAGGCAGCCAGCCCGCTGCCCGGCGTAGTCGAAGCCCGCGGTGGCGCCGGGATGCCGTTGGTGCTGCGACACGCGGTCGAGGGGCTGGAGTTCTGGACGTGCTGGTGGGGCCTCGACGACACGCCGCCCGTCGCGGCGACAGTTCCGGCCGGGGCGCCGTTGGGACGAGCCGGCGGGAGCGAGGAGACGGACCCGCTCGGGCCCTGCGTCCAGGTACAGGTCC
The sequence above is drawn from the Streptomyces griseiscabiei genome and encodes:
- a CDS encoding aminotransferase class III-fold pyridoxal phosphate-dependent enzyme, which codes for MTSATTTGQDGTTVPGPTGHLPGPFLDHVLRQSFGLEGYVQHPLGGEVDHNVRITGDDGMRYFVRVTRAEPDSADVLWQNSLLQHLAFTVPDLPVPRLIPTREGKSLAAVVHEGRTHVVRVMSWIEGRVLADLDDHPAALLRQLGESAGRLSLGLSSVEPPVGLQPHDWDMRRAAEIVEASLHAVQDADRRESVRTIMGWYDDLLPVWDRLPQSVVHQDLNDANVLAHADEHGMLRISGIVDLGDSLHSARAAEVAIAAGYAMVRKADPLAAAAEVVAGFHSVLPLTAEELAAVYPLAAARLCMNAVTWTRRVAESDTPYGRIRMQHTWPAITQVAEVCPEVAEATFRVACGLPPTQEQRGLGEALADAALDGSPYAPAPQLLDLRPASDLYDEVDWHDARAVRASIDDVLDGRRRRGYVPHLSASLLPGGRRRPGADEPATVQVGGSLILADAEEAASPLPGVVEARGGAGMPLVLRHAVEGLEFWTCWWGLDDTPPVAATVPAGAPLGRAGGSEETDPLGPCVQVQVHRTARMATWPPPRVVPPSARQVWSHLSPDPARLLGFTESSAAAPTVDDVVSVRRRHIARSQRNYYRTPMNLVRGRGVWFHDEDGLAYLDSLNNVTHVGHAEPRVTAAATRQMRKLNTNSRFVYPQIASYVQKLVATLPEPLEVVFLVCTGSEANDLALRIARQVTGRQHIVNIDGAYHGNTGVVTGISPNRYKGPGGSGAPATTHEVVIPDRYRSTYGYDDGDAGVKYARDAAAVIERITADGRPPAAFIAESLMGSGGNIVFPDGYLDGVFTAARRAGALCISDEVQVGVGRLGPWWGFELQGVVPDIVTMGKPLGNGHPLAAVVTTREIADAFDTGMKYFNTFGGNPVSCAIGEAVLDIVERDGLRENAVSVGGYFAQSLRELQQRQPLIGDVRAEGLYLGVELVRSRTTKMPATEQAFMVTELMKERGVIVFPNGVHDNVLKIKPPMTFSREHVDLYVDVLDEVLSLPELRSAVQS